The following DNA comes from Legionella sp. PATHC032.
TAAAAAAACGATAAAAACGAGAGCTTTTTGTATTATTTCCAAGGGCAAAAGCTTTAAGGTAGTGACCACAAATTAAGTGATATATCCATAAGAGCAAAACCAGTGCAAGCTTCATATGCATCCACCCTGCTTTAAGATAATAAGATAAATTGTAAGTTAATAACCACAACCCAAGAAGTGAGGTTGCAAGGGCTGCAGGCCATGTAATCCCATAATATAATCTTCTTTCCATTATTTTAAACCGATCCACACTAATTTTATCTTGTGATTCAGCGTGATATACATAGAGCCGTGGTAAATAAAACAAGCCTGCGAACCAGGCTACCAGGGCGATAATATGAAAGGCTTTAAT
Coding sequences within:
- the hemJ gene encoding protoporphyrinogen oxidase HemJ gives rise to the protein MLFIKAFHIIALVAWFAGLFYLPRLYVYHAESQDKISVDRFKIMERRLYYGITWPAALATSLLGLWLLTYNLSYYLKAGWMHMKLALVLLLWIYHLICGHYLKAFALGNNTKSSRFYRFFNEMPTLLLVGIVLLVVVKPF